The following coding sequences are from one Nicotiana tomentosiformis chromosome 3, ASM39032v3, whole genome shotgun sequence window:
- the LOC104100024 gene encoding uncharacterized protein has translation MWSTTAYCIRKVAREVLGVSLGYYGGHKGDCWWNEVVQDKVEAKKAAYLKLAGSIGEGERRANSERYKVARKEAKLAVTEAINVAFSRLYEDLRIKRREKKLFQLAKVRERKAWDMDQVKCIKDVDEDRNRKPGRDKYYLSVAHVPSRARTLSNPKSHWMEKRGAKNKRMSYSSFQNKVIDINVSEK, from the exons ATGTGGTCGACGACGGCGTATTGTATAAGGAAGGtggcgagagaggtgttaggggtctcgttGGGCTACTATGGTGGTCACAAAGGAGACTgctggtggaatgaagtggtccaagatAAAGTGGAAGCGAAGAAGGCGGCGTACCTAAAGCTAGCAGGGAGCATTGGCGAGGGGGAGAGGAGAGCGAACAGTgagaggtataaggtagctagAAAGGAGGCGAAGCTGGCAGTTACAGAGGCAATAAATGTGGCTTTTTCGCGTTTGTATGAGGATCTGCGGATCAAAaggagggagaagaagttattccagctagccaaggtgagagagaggaaggcttgGGATATGGATCAAGTGAAGTGCATTAAAGACGTGGACG AAGATAGGAACcgaaagcctggaagggataaatattaccttagtgtggctcacgtccctagtagagcgagaacgttaagcaacccgaagagccactggatggagaaAAGGGGAGCTAAGAACAAAAGAATGTCttattcgagttttcagaataaagtgatagacataaatgttagcgagaaataa
- the LOC138908056 gene encoding uncharacterized protein: MRGKGGKGKKGAYRFKIGSLNIGTLTGKYIKLARILQKRKLNIACVQKTRWVGSRVRDADGYKFWYSIVLKGKNEVGILVDRDLRESVVEVRWVNDRLMSIKLVVGECTLNVVSAYAPQAGLNEEVKRRFWEGLD; this comes from the coding sequence ATGAGAGGCAAGGGAGGTAAGGGTAAAAAGGGAGCCTATAGGTTTAAAATTGGGTCATTGAACATAGGCACATTGACGGGTAAGTATATAAAGTTAGCTAGGATCCTCCAGAAGAGGAAGCTTAATATAGCATGTGTCCAGAAGACTAGGTGGGTAGGATCGAGAGTGAGGGATGCAGATGGGTATAAGTTCTGGTACTCTATAGTCCTGAAGGGTAAGAATGAAGTGGGTATTTTGGTGGATAGGGATCTTAGAGAGTCTGTGGTAGAGGTTAGGTGGGTAAATGATAGACTAATGTCTATTAAGCTGGTTGTTGGTGAGTGTACCCTAAATGTCGTTAGTGCTTATGCACCGCAAGCAGGCTTGAATGAGGAGGTTAAAAGGCGCTTTTGGGAGGGGTTGGATTAG